The following coding sequences lie in one Palaeococcus ferrophilus DSM 13482 genomic window:
- a CDS encoding CidA/LrgA family protein, producing MNAYRGLAIIFGFYALGELLSRSLPVPGSVMGMLLLLAALLAGIVELEWVENEAELFVRNMSVMFIPPGVGIVTYLGLLRSQALSIFTSLVVSFLVTLILTAKTVEFLRRGEK from the coding sequence ATGAACGCCTACAGGGGACTGGCCATAATCTTCGGCTTCTACGCGCTGGGCGAGCTCCTCTCCCGCTCTCTCCCCGTGCCGGGTAGTGTCATGGGGATGCTCCTCCTGCTCGCGGCCCTCCTTGCCGGAATAGTGGAGCTCGAATGGGTCGAGAACGAGGCGGAGCTCTTCGTTAGGAACATGAGTGTCATGTTCATCCCTCCTGGCGTTGGCATAGTGACCTACCTTGGCCTGCTCAGGAGCCAGGCCCTTTCAATCTTCACCTCCCTCGTGGTCAGCTTCCTCGTGACGCTCATACTTACCGCCAAGACCGTCGAGTTCCTGCGGAGGGGAGAAAAATGA